TTTGGGTTGCATGCTTTCAAATTTGATTTAAAGATTTGGTAAATTGTTGtaatttatcatttaaaaatattgttagtttaacacattgCAGTCATGTGCAATCGATGTACATATTTGAATTAAGTGAATTCAAACGATTTTTCTTTCTGGAGAggtagttattattattattattattatttctgtcattatacacacataccgcagttatataaataaataacagaaaACAACAGATTATTTCATCATAATCCATCAAATGACAAAAGAATGATTAACTTTTCCTCACGAGAACTCCATTTCTCCTTTAATTTCCCTAATCTGTTATTACCATAGTGTTATTATATTAGAACAAAGTTCATGCAGTCTATGTATCGAATTAAGAAACAAAATCACtactacactgaaaaaaaaagctcatttgaATTGGTTTAATTCGGACATGTAAATTGGATGTCAAAACAATTGTATTCTATCTGTCCTGGGTACAAGCTTTCAATTTACATATAATTGCTGAGGACTGCCAAAACCTGAATACTGGTTATTTCGGCCCACGGAGTAAAAAAAATGACCTAAAGTTTACCTTGGTTTTGGAGACATGCTATAGCAGCTTTTCACCTCATGGGGGCGTAACAAAACAAGATTTGTGTGCACGAGGATGACCTTTGTATTTTAGTACAGGATATTACCACAAGGAGAACCATTTTCCCATTAGgggacatttcagtttttctaaaGACCATActaaatttatgaaaaatactGATGCAACAATCAACTAAATATTTATCAGTACTCTATATTTTAAGAGCATTTATGGGTTTGGGCGCATTTGATAGAAGTTCCTTCGACGTGATGACTGAATCTTATTTGGGTTGCTACAGCCACAATCATATACCTATTGTTAAATAAATTCCTCTTTTTAAAGGCACCATTTTTTATACTAGTATTGTATCAGGAGGCATCCTTGTATCAGGAGGCAtcctgccttgtgtcaaccgtcgagaccttcaagttcctgggaattacagtctctcgggacctgtcacgtacgtggttagggcgagggcgagtaacgcaaggcaagaacatggtggacccaattgcagggaagcagggagtcaaggcaggagtgcgggagtctcaaaaataatattcaatctgcaaaaagggaaaactgaacaaagtcccacaacagataccaatcaaatcaaagtaacaaagaaacactcaaatatctaaaactggaaacaaactatgacctgtgagtaagacgtggaatagaaagggagaatgacacctgacaatgacataccacaatgataaagacaactggcgactatgacatggcaaagacatgtgacaacgacaatgaaccgacaagaactgacagaaaccagggaactaaatacaaacagatagacgagacaacgaggaacatctggacaagacacgagtggctggagagagctgattggtcgacacaaagtagacgagaacaggtggacacaacaacttaatgagcacacgacaaacatggaacacaggaaaacatggaactaaactaaacacaacccaaaccaaaacacagaccatgacaggacctgaagtgggcgaccaacatcaactccgtcctcaaaaaggcccagcagaggatgtacttcctgcggcttctgagaaatcACGGCcttccaccggagctgctgagacagttctacacagcggtcatcgaatcggtcctgtgttcttccatcacagtctggttcggtgctgctacaaaaaaggacaaactccgactgcaacggacaatcaaaactgctgaaaggattgtcggtacccccctacccaccattgatgacttgcacgctgccagacctaagacaagagcgtgcaaaatcctctcggaccctccgcatcccggtcaccggctcttccggctctttccctcaggtaggcgctaccgatcaatgcaaactagaactggcagacattccaacagcttcttccttcttgcaatcaacttcttaaacacctaacctataattccgtTACAACATGTTGACAATTTTtggacttgagtttgttgtcacatttctgtggggccaattatactcgtgcactcactgtagtagtctcgccacactgcaccatttgcatatctgttgttgaccaatactggccactcatgccagagtagcatctgctccatttgcacactgattgaggagtatctgcaacatttgcacaatcaacattgtcccagattatcgcactactcgcttgaagtctcggcgccctttgcacaatggtcattgcaccggactattgcaatatcagtctttcgaactgctctaagtgctagaggactctgcatctttttgcacaattgtaaaaaaaaaataataataatacctgcattaccagataactagcaaccctttattgctcagtgactgtttttctcaatgtctttaggtctcaaaagtgttctctgtcaattgattgtctgttgtcgtactagagcggctccaactaccggagacaaattccttgtgtgttttttggacatacttggcaaataaagatgattctgggtctcaggtgtacctaatgtccTGACCAGAGAGCAGGGATGGGGAGAAAAGTGTGATTATTCTAAGAGCCCCATTACAGAGAGGGGCCCTATATTTCATTCACTGACTTGGCCCCTGCCAGTGAGCAAGTAGGCATGTCATATCAAAGAAAGGGTTAATAATGTCTGCTTCAACACATGTACAGGTTAGGAACTCAGTCACTTCCTTTAAACTTTATTCAAGGAATGCAACATACGACAGTAAAAGCACCAGAATCAAACCACCATATCCATTGTTCCCTTCTCTTCTTTTAGCTTCAAAGCGTCAATAGGATGGAATAAGGAACATATTGTATATCCCATTAAACAGCAACGCATTCACATTCCATATGTACACAAAAGCACCATTTAAACTGTGTTTGAAACACAAACAGCATGTTAGTGAGCAAATGTGTGGACAGATCATGAAAGCCACGGTCCATGTGTGGTCAAATGTTCACGTGTCTTTCGTTGCGACTGTCACTTTTGTGTGTCCTTCATTTAGGTCCTTCTTTCATTCTTGCACCCATCCTTTAGTGTGTGTCTTCATTTCTCAGTAATATCTATTGAGGCTCTGAGTGACTGTGCTGATGTCTGGTTGGCCGTTCATCCAAATCTCTCTCAGGATCCTTTCCCGCTCCTCTAGCCGCTGGGCCTGGTCCAGTTctgatctcacacacacacacacacacacacacacgcacgcacgcacgcacgcacgcacgcacccacacacTCTCAATGACCATCAATTTGCATCAGCATCAAATTACCCTTGACCACTGCAACACATTTCTACGTGTTAAAATCAACTCTGCAAAACAAAGCGAGAAAAGAGCAAACAAAGGGAGCCTGTTCTCAAGAGAATTGAGTGGGATATGTGCAAAATAAAAgttgtggtgccttgagatacgtgtGACCCGACTTATGAATTTTTAGAGATACGAGCCATTGTTCATCcaatattttgctttgacttgcaagcaaaaatgtgATATAGTAGTTCTGTATATTGGCAGTAAAGTCAACTCACTTCAGAACAAGCACCAGTTTGGCATATAGTGaccaattcttcaaaaaagaggcttcaagctgtgtattgccactcccagttgaagtctACTGTTGTTGTACTACTAAATTaagaaaagagaattacatgtgaatttaaccaaaccacataactttgccttgcCTAAGTGTGGTTGCTTTATACTAACACACAacgcaaaacaccatagacgagtTAACTCATCGCATCAGTgtcgcagtgttataaccctttaagcgacggatatttgaacgcaaacagtgaggcaacacatgtagacaggcaCAGGCATATTTCCTTTATTCTCAGGGAAAATCTACTATCCCTGAAGTTTACTGAGGACCTGTGAGTctgtgaccgtctccatgtatatccgtatgtctgtattacactgctcttaggtctaatttttttacattttatttcattatgtcattactgtatgttttttaaagCACAATAGGATAGAGAGCTATCTTTCTttaaggtcccatgccatcaaaatggTTTTAATAATCTTCAATGTCCTTTTATCAAGTTTAcgagataatttgggttgaagaTGCCCAAGATTCTCTTTTTCCAATCAATTCTAGTTTAAGTCTAGTAGTTTTTCAATCAATTTGAAATGGCTGGATTTCTTGGGGGGAAATTTCTTCGTCCGTTAAATCAGATTGTCCGTTAAATCAGATTGCCCGTTAAGTTGAagaactttttttgggggaggggggaataaaaacaccagtacagtacagaaTTATTGCTTTCTACTTTTATTCGTGGGCTAAAAACACCTAGTACATTACAACATTATTGTAAATTAATCTAAAAAAGctttcaaatgtttgaaaagtttcaatgtttatccaaacttaccttaCTGGTGCATAAAAGGGATGATTTTAAGTTCCAACAGAACACTGTCCGTTAAATTCTAAGTCCGTTAAATCGGAGTCCATTAAATCGGGGTTCCACTATATAGTTTAACATTGTTGGAAACAaatatgtatactttatagacTGTGTTTGTATGGCTTAGCAGTGGCTGAGACGAGCTCGCCTAAAAGCCAGAAATGCCATGTTGCTATTCAGCTGtgttgagtgggtgggtaccaaccacgAAGTGGGCAAGTACTTTAATAATAAGTAACGATCTaaatcacaaacacacagaaatctGATCTGGTCGTTTTGCAAACCTTATGCCGTTTATTGTCTtatgcattcaatcgacaaaccgtatagatgtcaaactcaaaccAAGTCACAGACTCGTTTTGACCTATGTAGAATAGAATAGGATTTTCATGTAATGGGACCTTAAAAAAACAGATTGCAACATGAATGATTAATTGATGATTAATGACAGTTCTAATGTCTGAGGTAGAGTAGTAGCAGCAATAGTTCATGGACCTATTTTTTGCGAGTGTGTATGTGAGATACCCTCAGCCGATGTAAACATGCTGGCGTGTAGCAAGGCCCTCTCAAAGCGCCTGCGTCTCCGCGACGACATGTCCATCGCCTCATCCCAGTCCTCCGATTCGCTGTCCCCGCTAGGCCTTGCGACCTCTGCGGTGACGACGGCCATGTTGTCTGGGTTAGCATTGACGTGCTGCTGGTGGTGCTGACAGACGTGATGGTGACGCCTGTGGCGGTGGTGATGGTGACGGCGATGGCGAGGGTGTTTACTGTTGCCATAGTGACAGTCGGCGCGGCAGTGGATCTGGAAGACGACGGCACAGAGTGTGACAAGGAGACCGACAGACACTCCGCCCAGAAACACCAGCGCCGTCCTTTCGGGTTGGTCTGACAGAGAGAAAGTGAGAGGAGTGATCAAACCAACAGAACACCTTTAAGCACTTGTTCTaacattttgttgattttttttctcagctatacaaacatccattcactCTAGACTTTATTAGATACACAtttaaatcagtgattctcaaccactgAGCCCTGAGATATCATCAgttgtgccatgggaaattatccaaattcacttaattggttctgagaaaatatatatttacaacaaaagattgccagtgacatatagtaaTAGGTGGATCAATCAAATGCTctcccactagatggcagaaggtacaactAACCTGTTTATTTATTGTCCAGTGGGGAATGTGCTTCTTGTGTTCTACAAGCcatcacattttcatttatcCTCACATTGTGTCTCTTGCAGTCACATTTTATGTGTTACTTTCTCCATTACGAATAATCTTTCTACTGTGCACTCACTGCTCCTTGGTCAGTAATTCCACTTAATACCAAAACCTTTCAATTGCTTTTTTACTCGCTGATAGCAGCACTTTAACAGTATACTCATCCTCTTTTTGTATTATGTGCGGTCTTAGATTCCCCAAGTAAagtattttacatgtttttggtATCTCATAATTTATTACTTGGTTTAAAACCAACCGTATTTTGTCTCAATATTCTTTTGTCAAGACAAGAACATATGTATTTGGTCGGCAACTCTGTGTCCATATGCTCTCCAGGATGGTTGTGTCTAGAAAATATAGACACAATTTCTTTCCTAATCTAtggagtccatccatccatccattttgtgagccgcttctcctcactcgggtcgcgggcgtgcaggagcctatcccagctaacatcagGCAggcggcagggtacaccctgaactggttgccagccaatcgcagggcacatacaaacaaataaccatccgcactcactttcacacctacgggcaatttagagtctccaattcatgcatgtttttgggatgtgggaggaaaccggagtgcccggagaaaacccacgcaggcacggggagaacatgcaaactccacacaggcggggccagggattgaaccccagtcctcagaactgtgaggctgtcgctctaaccagtcggccaccgtgccgccatctatgcagtcattaaaaataaaaaataaaaaagatctgaccatatttttccaattaaattcacGAGAGCCTGGAGCTAGTGGATGTGCACTATTTTGCAGATATTCAGCCATTTTTCCTTGGTTATTCGTGATTTCAATTCCCTTTTTCTTTGATATTAAGAGATGAATAGTTTCTACATGACATCAGGCTTCTGTGTAGGGATGAGAatactcccccccccacccaccccagaATATGCTTTCCACAATATGGCAACAATTTCATGATCAGTGCTGtgtagctgtgtgcttagagtcACTGtattgttggaaggtgaaccttcagctcagtctgaggtcctgagcactcaggacaaggttttcgtccaggatatccctgcattcatctttcctttgattgcaaccagtcgtcctgtccctgcagctgaaaaacacccccacagcatgatgctgccaccaccatgcttcattgttgggactgtattggacaggtgatgagcagtgcctggttttctccacacatacaacatctgagtaaggccaaaaagttccatcttggtctcatcagaccagagaatcttatttctcaccatcttggagtccttcaggtgtttttttttaacaaactccatgcgggctttcgtgtgtcttgcactgaggagaggcttccgtcggcccactctgccataaagccccgactggtggagggctgcagtgatggttgactttctagaactttctcgcatctcccgactgcatctctggacctcAGCCAGAGTGATCTTTTGgtttttctttacctctctcaccaaggctcttctcccccaattgctcagtttggccggacggccagctctagggagggttctggtcatcccaaacgtcttccatttaaggattatggaggccagtgtgacggcacggtggacgactggttagagcgtctgcctcaaagttctgaggactggggttcaatccctggccccgcctgtgtggagtttgcatgttctccccgtgcctgcgtgggttttctccgggcactccggtttcctcccacatcccaaaatcatgcatggtaggttaattgacaactctaaattgcccgtaggtgtgaatgtgagtgcgaatggttgtttgtttgaatgtgccctgtgattggctggcaaccagttcagggtgtaccccgcctcctgcccgacgatagctgggataggctccagcacgcccgcgaccctagtgaggagaagcagctcagaaaatggatagatggatggatggatggaggccagtgtgctcttaggaaccttaagtgcagcagaatgttttttgtaaccttggccagatctgtgccttgccacaattctgtctctgagctcttcaggcagttctttCGACCTCATGAtactcatttgctctgacatgtagtgtgagctgtaaggtcttatagagACAGGTgtatggctttcctaatcaagtctaatcagtataatcaaacacagctggactccaatgaaggtgtagaaccatgtcaaggatgatcagaagaaagggacagcacccgagttaaatatatgagtgtcacagcaaagggtctgaatagtcGGGTCTGAataggctgtgtgatatttcagtttttcttttttaataaatgagcaaatatttcaacaattatgattgttggggggtctgaatactttacgtacccactgtatgtagcTTACGGCTACTCAACAGTATTGCACATATTGCACATAATGAACAAGCCTTTAATTGAACTGAATTGAATTTTATTCAGACATCATTACGAGCATTCACAGAATTCCAaggatacaacaaaaataaacaactgaggtaATTTCATAAAGATGAGCGAAAGGCTTAGGGATGAAGCTAAATGCTTATAAATGCCCTACCCCAAAACAATCTCAATATCAAAGATAATGAGAAAACATTCATTTATTGTGCTGTATCTCTTTTACACttacatctttattttgcttttttactATTTCCTCATACATACTTTTTTTACTGCTATCTCAGAcatgttatttttatgtttgtttactGTTATTGCTGCTACAGGATCCCAGAATTTCCTTTAGGATCAATAAACTAACTGGCTAACCCagcctcttctttttctttcacatGGTTGCGGTGGCACtttgttgaaagaaaaatcCAGTGCAGTAATAAAGCGCTAACAATATCCTTATTATATGCTCGTGCGACCATATTGAAGAAGACAGCAAAGAGATATACAGAACAGTAATGGAAGATGCACAGTTTCTTCAGACAAGGGCATGTTCCATACAACATGTACCGTACCTGTGATGAAGGTGTAAGCTGCCAGTATGTTGCTAAGCAATGCCATCTCCTTGGAGACCACCATTACATCCGTGTTGGGGTTCTCTACGGTCTGAGTACTCATCACTTCACAGGGAGTTGATCGTATTGGAATCTTCTTCAGTCCTCTCTGGAGTTCTCATACTCATCTCTTCAGAACAACGACAAATCACagaagagagagaaataaaATGGTTTCAAAATACTTTGTAAACCACTAGTTACTGGACACAACATTAAATACACTCACTCTCCTTAAACATCTGCAAAACATTACCATGTTATTGCAATGGAACACATTAAAAAGCATCCTGTAAGAGAAAAGCCCTGAAGTCACTAATGCAGCTATTTAACACATTGCTTAGCTGCCATAAGACAAATGTAAGATAATTATCAGAGATTGCAAAATGAATCACTCTGTACCTAAATAGAAGTACCGATACTAAAAGAGTGTAAAAGAGGCACTGGTAAAAGGAGAGATACTGATTCAATCCATTTACttgggtaaaagtaaaaaggtaCAGACTAAAATGTGCATATAAGTACAAAACTAAAATGTGAAGAGGAATTTTTACTGCCAATTATGTACCATACGTGTTTTCGTGACTTAGCAgaatgtaggaaaaaaaagcttgctaGGATTGGCTAAGGCTTTTAGActatcaaaacaatgtgttgAGATTGCTTTGCTAATGCTAACCCAAAAttgctaattaaaaaaattaaatcaaaagcTATAAGAGGAATCAAAAGATGTGCTTTTGTTGGTGGtgttaactttttgaatgatgaaagtatacatttaaaaagaattggttaaattttccccaaaaatgtattcGCGAAGCTGTTTTTgaacattgtaaatattaataatttatcttttttttttttttttttttttttttttaacttacattTGGGAAGGTGGTAGCTGGATTGGATATGCTTGTTAAAAAGTAGGCTTGGCTTAAATATGCATTTTGCTTccatggctgttttttttttttttttttaattgtttgtactGTGAAATATGTTATTGTATGgtgactgaataaaaaaaaaaaatactaatccTCCTAGTagtacaactactactactatgtgAGCTAATGAGAAAAGGTGAAAAACCTTCTGGTGTTTTTTAGGCTGGCATAAGACAATTCATTTAGTACAAATCATTCTTGCAGCCGACACCATGAAATAATTCTCTTAAATTGGGGGAATTTGGGGAATAAATTGCGTCTGTGAATCCTTTGCAGAATCGGTGACAGTCACCGATTCTgatcataacttttatggacagaatctctAGGCGcaggtccggtttggtggcctcagcattgcatctttgctttttgcagatgatgtggttccgttggcttcaagccgtgatctccaactctcactggagtggttcgaagcagagtgtgaagcggctgggatgagaatcagcacctccaaatctgagaccatggtcctcagtcggaaaagggtgcagtgccctctccgggtcgggtatgagatcctgccccaagtggaggagttcaagtttctggaagaactggatgaagtgactggggaaagggaagtctgggcttccctcttaaagctactgcccctgcgacccgacctcagataagcggaagacgatggatggatggatgaatcctttgcattaatgctccctggttcagaTTCCTCCACATTGCTgctgtctctttttttcccaccttaAAGGttcccaagatctcaatcaattaaGATTTTAACTGCGGTTGacttcccctctctctttttacatcttttttatgttgtgttgtcagccgcaaaagttgaaaaaaagtgaaaaccgTACAGTCTAGGACAAAGTAAGGCATAGACAGTGcagatatgttttcaaatgtagggagtaaaggagtaagaaaaataaacattcaagtaAAGCACAGATAACCTGAAAAATCTGCTTAAGTACCATAGTACCAAGTACCATACCATTAATcaatgtcattcattcattctctgtatctcttatcctcaatagggtcacaggcgtgttggagcctaccccagctatcttcgggagagaggcggggtacaccttgaactggttgccgtccaatcacagggcacatacagtataaacaaaaaaaacaaaaacattctcactcacattcacacctacgggcaattaggggtctccaatcaaccaaccatgcatgtttttgggatgtgggaggaatccggagtacccggagagaacatgcaaaccccacacaggcgaggccggatttgaccccgggtcctcagaactgtgagtcagatatgctaaccagtcccccaccgTGGCGCCCATTAATCAGTTTATTAATAGAAATATTGTTGATTAATAATGTCTCGAAGCAGTTGTGCATACGACTTGGGTGCAACCACCAGGGGTGCTTTCGTCTCAGTTTCAACTCGTctgctgtctaaagaagtaCAACATGACATCAACTATGGCAAGTTGAGCTATATCCACACTCTGGGCAGTATCATTCTGCTGTGGAAAAAAGAGTTCAGAGCATAATTCCCATCCCATCAAATAACTTGGTATTTAAAAAACTATTAATCGataaaatagttaattttcTCCATAGCCGATGAAGGAAATTTAGCCAAACGTCAAAATCAAACTGTGTTGGAATGTTTTTATATCTACATGAGTGTTTGTTTTCTGACTACACAGCCTTGGGGCTAAATCACACAagcgtgtgtacacacacacacaaacacacacactcataatgAGTGCAACAGTAGTCATGGCCTGCCAAGCTAAATGTAGAGTGAACAGAGAGAGAGTAAAAGCAGAGCTCTTAAGCGAACTGTCTAGACATGCAGCCCAGCAGCCCATTCATGAAACTGACTCACTTCCAATACAAGAGTTGTCCATTGCTCAGTTTTATTTGACAATGTAAGAGAAGTATTAATGAAACAATATCTAATATTTTGCTCAAAATGAAATGACCAATACATTATAAATGCCTCTTGGTATGATccagtgcagttttacacaaaccaatgttaaatgaatacctctctgacagtgtcaatcaaaactaagaAATATTATCTTTGAAAAGGCACATTTTCTTGATAATGGTCTTCCCCATTAGGTATGTGCTGTAATTGTGGCTTGACCGGCTTGATCCAGTTTGTGTGGATCTTCTTTAATGTCACGAAGAAGcagggattttttatttttttttgtccacaccTATCACATGACATCACATCATAATGACTGGCTTAAAGGGTAAAGGAGATAAGTTAACATCAGTGTCCACTTGAGAATGAAGAAATAAAGGATACATGAGGAATTTAAACCGCTTCAGCCAGCATTATTgcaacattattaaaatatatgatatccatccatccatccattttctgagccgcttctcctcactagggtcgcgggcatgctggagcctatcccagctgtcatcgggcaggaggcggggtacaccttgaactggttgccagccaatcgcagaaaatATATGATATGCTCTTCAGTAAAGAAGTGATGAAAAACAGAGAAGATCACGCTGGTTTGATTTCAAGGGGagaactaaattaaaaaaaaaacattataaacaCAGGAGAACAAATCTATTCTTTATGACTTGAGAGAATGGGTGTCATCGGAAATGAACCAATAAAAGGGCCAATAACCCTAACAGgacatattacaaatattagagctacactgaaaataaataaatattatcgGAATAAAGTCTTAACATTGAGAGAAAAAAGTCGTAACATGATTGGAAAAAGGCcgcagacaaaaaaagaaatcataataCTACAAGTAAAATCATCTGTAGTTTTTCAAGTcatatttattaagggaaaagtCAATATTGTGAGAAAGTCTtaatgtgacaacaacaacaacaacaaaaagctgcAATTTTAAATAGCTAATTGGCAaaaataaaggcatactactaGAGGCAAAGCAAGCTATAAAAAAGTGGGTGGCTATGGGGAGGTTGTACTACAACATTTTCAATTTGCCGACCCCTTGAAAAAAGTGATTGATAACAATAGGAAAAAGTGTGGGAGTTGAACCCTTTCATTGGGAAAAGCGTGGGTGTTGAAACATCTACATTCCTCACAGATCTGGCGCCCCTTCTAGTACGACAGAACTAGCATAATCGTGTTATGTGTTTGTAGGATTgcaataatacaaccccaattccaatgaagttgggacgttgtgttaaacaaataaaaacagaatacaatgatttgcaaatcacgtacaacatatatttaattgaatacactacaaagacaagatatttaatgttcaaactgctaaactttattctttttagcaaataatcactaacttagaattttatggctgcaacacgttccaaaaaagctgggacagggtcatgtttaccactgtgttacatcaccttttcttttaacaacattccatAAACGTTTGGGACCTGAGGACTCtattttcaatgggacacaggtctggac
This sequence is a window from Phycodurus eques isolate BA_2022a chromosome 2, UOR_Pequ_1.1, whole genome shotgun sequence. Protein-coding genes within it:
- the LOC133415406 gene encoding protein eva-1 homolog A-like, with the translated sequence MSTQTVENPNTDVMVVSKEMALLSNILAAYTFITDQPERTALVFLGGVSVGLLVTLCAVVFQIHCRADCHYGNSKHPRHRRHHHHRHRRHHHVCQHHQQHVNANPDNMAVVTAEVARPSGDSESEDWDEAMDMSSRRRRRFERALLHASMFTSAEELDQAQRLEERERILREIWMNGQPDISTVTQSLNRYY